The genomic interval GTGAATCTCCTTTCAGGTGTTTTTTGTTATCAATATACCGCCGAATACCTTGGAAATCCTACCATTTCAATCCTATTCCTGCAACAAGGCTTTGCCTTGTTTGCAGGATTTAGGTTTAATTATTTCGCTTATCTCTCCAACCGTAAGACCGCTACTGAACATTTGCCAGATCCGCAGTCCTGTTTCATTTAAGGTGAAGTACATCTTCGTGCCCAGATGGAGAAGGACGGCCTCTTTGCCCTCTAATTCAGTAATAACAACATCAGGGTCAGGCGTTACCCTATAATTTAACTCCAGCATCTTTTATCAACCTCCTTTTCAGTATTTCTCGTAATTATTCAATATGAAGTGAAAGACCTCCCATCCCTTCCTATCTGCGAAGGAGGGGAGATAAGAAGTCCCCCCTTCAAGAGGGGATTTAGGAGTGTGTTTAATAATCTTGATATTATGCAAATATCACTTCCGTCCAAACCATGCGAGACCAGGGGTTTCCCGAAAACTCTTTCAGCCAGTCTACCTTCTTAAAATAATTCAAACAGAACCAACAGGGAAAATAATCTGAATCTCTAAATTTACCATTGCTGTAGTGTTCAAGCTTCTCTTTTTGAAATTTCCCACTAGCCTCAACCAAACTTACATAAGCCTCAGAAAAACTCATCTCATTCAAATTGCCTATTATATCATCGTTTCCCACATCTTCTCCATGTCCCGATAAATTACAGCACATGGTGACATTGCCTCGCCAGTCGATGTTAATCTCTTCCATTTTAAGCGAAGCGCAAGGAAAGAGTTCGGTCGTATAGTATCCCGATGCCATAACAATAGGAATGGAAAATGTTTTCTGGAGCTGACAGATGATAGTTTCTGTTTGCCTTCTTTCTATCGGCGAAATGTCCATATTTTCTGATACGATTCGGGGAGTTGAAATAAGATGGCCAAGCCTGAGTCCCCGGCCTCCCAGTTTTGCTGCAAGCATGGCTATTTCATTTAATTCACCCCGACTGTGGGACGTAATGACCGTATTGAAGGTGAAGGGAATATCTTTTACCACGCAAATGCTTACTGCCTGCATCACCCGGCGATACGAACCCTTTCCACGAAGCATGTCATGTGTTTCCTCCCTTGCACCTTCTAAACTAAAGGTAATTCCAGTAAGACTATTAAGATGCGGGAGCAACTTCTCATAAATTCGGGTAAAATTCCAACCATTTGTTACAAAGCCAAAGTTATATCCAGCTTCTGATACCATCGTGAGCATCTCGGTAAATCCGGGATGCAACGTTGGCTCTCCGCCAGTAAAGGAGATGTAATCAAAGCCATGCCCCCTGGCATTCCGGAGAATTCTTTCTAAGATTTCTATTTTCAGGTCTCCGTCACCACTATGCCTTCCATCAAGGCAATGATGGCAACTTAAATTACAGCGATTGGTAAGTTCTATCAATATTCCCGGCATTGTAGTATTACTGTATAAAAGCATCTCTTCAGCGTAAATATTACACGATTCCCAACGGTTTCAGGTTTACAACCGTTCGGCTGGGCTCACGACGAAGCCTGAACCTATGAGTTTATGCGTATAATGGAGCTATGTACAGCAATAAAACCCCAACTCTTAACCACGGAACACTAGGAATACACGGAAGCTTGCTATAATAAAATCAGTCAGGGTGCATTTTAGATTTTTTGTAGAAAAGCTTATTATTTATGCAGAATAGGTAGCTCGGAGCAGACCCATCAATAAACTAGATGGGGAAAAACAAATGTCTAATATTGAACTAGTCCTAAAACAAGCGTAATTTTTTAATCTGAGAGAGTTAAAGTAGGTTGAAAAGCCTGAATTTACTGGTTAAGATAGTGATATGTAAAAATTCCGATAACCAGAAAAAGGGGCATTTCAGACCTGTACTGAGCTTGTCGAAGCATGAGTAAAATAGCAGCAAGAAAATATAACAAGATATTGAGAAGAAAGAAACGGAAAATAGAGAAACGGTTAAAGAGAAAGCAATGGGGAGATCAGAAGCATCCGATGTTCACGGCAAAGAACATTCATTACGAGATAGCCGCGAATAGCCAGGCAATTGCCTGTGGTGGTATAGGCGTAATCCATCAAATGGCAATAAGAAGTGGATTGGTAAAAGAGATAGACGAGAATCTTGAGTTACTCAAAAGGCATATACCGTATCATGAATCGGATCATATATTGAATATAGCGTACAATGTGCTTTCAGGGAATGTGCGGTTAGAAGACATAGAGTTGCATCGGCAAGACAGCGGCTATTTGGATGCGTTGGGTGCAGAGCGGATGTGTGCCTTGAAGTATGGAATACCTGAGTGGTTGAAAATACCACCTCTGCGAGCCTAATCCTCGTAGAGAAGTTTGTGCCTATGCGCACACAATGGAGCAATCCGTATGCGTAGAAAGATAGCATATACCCGTGAGGGGTATGACGGAGTTACGAGGTACAGACGACCTTTTGGGGTGTATGAGTGTGGCGTGTTATTCCGTGCCAACTGCCATTTCTCAGCGAAGCACTGACAATGTCCTTTGTTGGAGATGGATAAACAGATTAAGTAAAACCATCTCTGGTTAATGCGTTTGAACATACATCACGAAGGGAAAAGGGGTAATCCATATGACCGGGGGAGGACTTACGCCTTGGGCAAAATTCCCTAACAGCAAGGTATAAGGAAATTCCGAAGTCCGAGCTGTATGAGATGGTGATAGACAAGCTTCTCTCACAAGTCTATCTTTGAAGTCGTCAGCATTGCTCATAATAGTTTCCGGTGTGAATCGGAAATGAAAGGGGCATAACCGTAGTGGAATTGATGAAAGTGGTAGATTGAATACGTTCAATGAGAAAAGAAACTCTTTTGCGTAGGTAAGCAGTAACAAGAGCCTCTCTTGTTTTTGCCTATGTTTGGGAGAATCCGTACCCAGGAAACACGATTGACAAGTCTATTATCCGTAATCAATCGAAAGGAATATATCGAGAGATGCTTAAGTATCATTCATTAAGAGACAAGGTGTTTAGTCTGAAAAACCTTTATGCTGCTTTCAAACACGTAAAGAAGAATAAAGGCAAAGCTGGTCTTGACAGGGTAAGTATTAAGCAATTTGAGTCCAATCTTGATGTGAATATCATGAGTATCCATCAGGAACTCAAGACTGCCATATACAACCCTGCGCCTGTCCTGCGGGTATACATCCCCAAAGGCAGGCATGACAAGAGACCTCTTGGCATTCCCATTGTTAAGGACAGGATTGTACAGCAGGCGTTCAGGCAAATCATAGAGCCAATATTTGAGAAAGGATTCTCAGATAACAGCTTTGGATTTCGCCCTGACAGATGCTGTCACGATGCTATCAAACGGCTTGAACAGTATAAGCAGGAAGGGTATACCAGCGTCCTTGATGCCGATATAATGGCATTCTATGACACCATACCCCATAAGCTTATTATGGACTCCTTACGTGAGAAAATTGCTGATGGATGGGTTTTGAACAGTATTGAGAACATGCTCAAGGCAGGGGTCATGGAGGACGGCATCGTGCACGAGACAAACAAAGGCACTCCGCAAGGAGGCGTCATTTCCCCTTTGCTTGCAAACCTTATCGGTGACATCATCGACAAGGAACTTGAAAAGGCTGGATATAAGTTTGTCCGATACGCCGATGATTTCGTTGTCATGACTAAAACAAAAGATGAACTCCCAGCCGCCCTCAGCTATGTCAAAGAAATCATTGCAGGGAAACTTGGAATGAAGCTGAGCGAGGATAAAACCAAGCTCACCAACTTCGAAAGAGGTTTCAGGTTTCTCGGATACGATTTCAAGGGCAAGTATAAGGGTATAAGCACGAAATCACTGAACAAACTCAAGAGCCTGTCCTGAGCCTGCCGAAGGAACAACATCAGAGACATCACCAGACGTACACAGGGCGTCAATCTGCAAGCCATTGTTGATACATTAAACCCTGTAATTCGTGGGCATGTCAACTATTTTCGGCTGGGCAATGTACAAAAGGTATATCGCTCATTAGACTGTTGGGTACGCATGAGACTGAGATGTTTCAAGTTCTCAAGAAAATGGAGAACAGACAACAAGCGTTTCCCTGTTCACCGATTCTTTAAAATGGGGTTACTCTCATTCGAAAGAGAATTTCTTAAGGCGTGTGCTAAAGCATGATGTTTGACTTTTCTCTGTTATAGAGCAACACTTCGGGGTCGCTGACTACGAGAAAGACGTATGGTTTAAAAAGGATGCTTTGTCACGTTGTCCAAAGTATCTGGCGACGAGTGGGGGTTGGAGGCTAATGGCCTCCAGCCTACCAGCTATAACGTTTCATTAAAATATCTACATTGATACCGTCATTGCGAGCGACAGCGAAACAATCTTGAGTTTTTTTGGAAACAAGAGATTGCTTCGTCGCTCCACTCCTCGCAATGACATTTTTTTACGTACACATTTTAACGAAACGATGTACTAAATATGAGTATGACGCCCAAAACAGGTTTTGTAATAGTTCAACACCTTCCTCTAAACTAATAAGCGCTAGATTGTTTTTAATATTTTTTATATGGAGTCCAATATCGAAAATAGGCAGTCGGCAGTCAAATTCTAAATTTTACCCTTTCATATGTTAGAAAAATTTTCTGCTTTTTCCCGTTCTCTTTTCCCGTCAAGTTCTGTTTCTATAATTTTTTTATAATACTCTAATCTTGTTTCAGCATTTGCTAAATTGCCATGGAACCGTTTCGTAAGGTCTTTGTAGATAAGTTTAACCGGCAGTTCCCTTACTTCCAGCCCAGCCTTCCATGCCTGTATCCATAACTGTACCGGCATGCCATAGCCTGGTTCCGTCAGGATTAAATTCTTTAATTTTTCCACCTTATATGCCTTAAAACCACAAAAAGCATCAGTAAGTTGAAATCCGGTAATATCATTTAACATCTGTGTAACTGCCATGTTAATGCGATAGCGATCATCAGGCACTTCCTGAAGGCTATTGACCGGAAGAAGATATCTGGATCCTGAAAGTATATCATACTCGCGAAAGGGCATTTTGCTTAAAAACTGCGGGATTTCTTCAGGTTCATGCTGTCCGTCAGCATCTATGGTCACCAGGTAATCATAATCATTATTTATCGCAAAATTGAACGCATCGATAATAGTTTGCCCATAACCTAAATTCCATTTATGTCTAATGACATATATGCTCTGTATGTCCTTTAAACTACTACCAATATCATTGGTAGATCCATCGTCCAGCACCAGTACCTCCACGCCGACCTTTTTTACCCTTTGAATAATGTCATAAACATCACTTTCATTGAAAACCGGTATTGCCACTACATTTTTTAATTTTTCATTTTTTCTCATTTCTATCCATTCGTCAATCACATCTGTAACTTGCTACAACCAACACAAACCATTCTTTCCGTCAAAATATGAAACGGTAAAATACGCTTCTTCAGTATATCGCTTGCTGCGTTTTCGGAGGGCGGTTAAGAATGGCACAATCATCAGGAAGGCAAATATTGGAACTTACTAATAAGTTGAGGTTTTTATAACAACTTCCACAGTACACAGTCGGCAGTCGGCAGTCGGCAATTTGCAATTTGCCGACTGCCGACCGTACAGCAGAACGGTCAAGTTTTTAGAAATTCAGCGGTAATTTAATTATAGTGGGGGCTGAAAATCATCGGCCCCTATTTCATAAGGGAATGAATTCTCCTGGTGTCTTGTAATGCTTTTTCCATTGGTACGAGTGGCGTAATTTCTATCTCTGTAAAAAAAGGGAAGAGTGGCAACTTTGCTACAATCTCTTCCACTTCTTCATTCGATTCGGCATCGATAATCGCTGCGGCGCCTCTCCTGCCTGAAAGTTTTCCGCCTGCCACAATCTTTCCTCGCCTCTGATACCGTGAAAAATACTCCCACTCTTTTATCACATACCCCAGAAAATCCTTTACCGGCATTTGCGGCATTTGTTTTACTTCAACCTTCAAAAGAAACAACATCTCTTTTTCCCTTTCAATTGTTAAAAGCGCCATTTTATAAAATACCTTTCTTAGTAACACTTTAGTTTTTTGAAAAAGTAGGGGCGAAGCATTTACCCGTTTGAGTATGAACGCATTTATGACAATTTACAACAAATGCTTCACCCCTAAATTGCGATTGTTGGGATTTTTCAAAAAACTAAAATGCTACCATCCTTATCACATTACTTTGTTAAAATAATATGCAAAACAACCTTAATTCCCTCTATTTAAAAGGATTTATGCTTTGAAAAATCCTTGATTAATACCATACAATAAGTAGGATGCCGAACGCAAAGGCATACAAAATATATCACTTTATGAACGGTTTCAGTGGTTTTTAACAAAGTAATGCTTATCACTTCTCTTTATAATAGCGACTACATTGCCAAACCACCATCGACATTAATTACCTGGCCGGTAATGTATTTTGCATCTTCAGATAAGAGGAATTTTACCAATTTTGCAACTTCCTCCGGCAAACCAAATCTTTTTACCGGAATCATTTCAATCATCTTTGTTTTATATTCCTGCGGCAAAACGTCCGTCATGTTCGTTTCAATAAACCCACAGGCAATGGCATTCACCGTAATATTCGCCTTGCCCACCTCCTTTGCCAATGCCTTGGTAAAGCCAATCATGCCGGCCTTGGAGGAAGAATAATTCACCTGACCGGCCATTCCCATAATGCCGCTTACCGATGTTATATTAACAATGCTGCCAGACTTCTGTTTTATAAAAGGCATTATCAATGCCTTTGAGAAATTGTATACGCTCTTAAGATTGGTATTTATTACGTCATCCCAGTCACTTTCCGACATAAGCGCCAGGAGTTTGTCACGGGTGATGCCTGCATTGTTTATCAGAAAATCTACTTTCCCAAATAACTCTTTCACTTCTTTTACCATATCCTTCGCGCCGTTAAAACTCACCGCATCCACCTGAAACGACTTCCCTTTCACTCCCAATGTTTCAATTTCCTTCACCAGCGCATTGGCCGCCTCCACATTTTTGCTGTAATTAAAGGCAACATTGCAACCATTCTTTGCAAGTTCCCATACAATAGCTTTGCCAATCCCGCGTGTACCGCCAGTTACAATGGCTACCTTGTCCTTGAATTGCATAAAAAATCTCCCGTAGTAATTTGTTTTGTTTAATAAATGATTTCGAAAAACATTACAGGGTATGTTAAAAACATTGATGGAAAACCCTTTTTGAATCTCTGAATTTCAGGCGCATCCCCATACAAACACCCTCATAACCTGATCGTTATCGATCAATCAACGCCCTTCATTGCTTTTAACCCACTCTAAACCTGAGTCAATTAATAATTTTATTGCTTTTAACTCTTCCAAAGAATTAAAACGGCATACAGCGCCAACACCATATCCACCCGAAGAAAACCCTTGCCATGAGTAACCACTCTGCGAAAAACCTATTCTGAATGTGTCTCTCGTTGTAAATGCAACTTCTGTGTTTAGTCTGCGCACAGCCTTCCATTTATTAGACAGACTTATCATATATTCCGCTGCATTGGCCACATTTTCAATTTCATCCAGATCAACAAAAACAGTTTTTCTCTGTTCATTCCTTCCTCCCTCATAAACAATAACCTGAAAACCGCTTATTTTTTTATTTGCACTGATTGGTTCGTAAGAGACAATGGCCTTAATTTCAACGTATGACCCATAAGTGCCTTCAACCTTGCCCAAATCGACACTTTCTATGACAATTAACGTCTCAACTTTCGATAGAAAAGCCTCCAATTTTGTTGCAGGTTCATTTGCGGCTGCAATTGTTTCATGCCCCGGAGATATTAAAAAAAAGAGCGTTATTACGGCATACAAAATAAATATACATTGCTTTTTCATAAGCTTTTCTTGTTCAAACGTGCTTTTTATGCCGATTGCAGGTCATTTTTACATAAGCAAAAAGATCCTTCTGCCAAATCATAACAGGGCTGTGCATATGAAATATTTTTCTTTCCATAACCCCTTTTTCCCTGATAGTATTCTTTCATGCTTT from Candidatus Kuenenia stuttgartiensis carries:
- a CDS encoding muconolactone Delta-isomerase; this translates as MALLTIEREKEMLFLLKVEVKQMPQMPVKDFLGYVIKEWEYFSRYQRRGKIVAGGKLSGRRGAAAIIDAESNEEVEEIVAKLPLFPFFTEIEITPLVPMEKALQDTRRIHSLMK
- a CDS encoding glycosyltransferase family 2 protein; its protein translation is MIDEWIEMRKNEKLKNVVAIPVFNESDVYDIIQRVKKVGVEVLVLDDGSTNDIGSSLKDIQSIYVIRHKWNLGYGQTIIDAFNFAINNDYDYLVTIDADGQHEPEEIPQFLSKMPFREYDILSGSRYLLPVNSLQEVPDDRYRINMAVTQMLNDITGFQLTDAFCGFKAYKVEKLKNLILTEPGYGMPVQLWIQAWKAGLEVRELPVKLIYKDLTKRFHGNLANAETRLEYYKKIIETELDGKREREKAENFSNI
- the ltrA gene encoding group II intron reverse transcriptase/maturase, with protein sequence MLKYHSLRDKVFSLKNLYAAFKHVKKNKGKAGLDRVSIKQFESNLDVNIMSIHQELKTAIYNPAPVLRVYIPKGRHDKRPLGIPIVKDRIVQQAFRQIIEPIFEKGFSDNSFGFRPDRCCHDAIKRLEQYKQEGYTSVLDADIMAFYDTIPHKLIMDSLREKIADGWVLNSIENMLKAGVMEDGIVHETNKGTPQGGVISPLLANLIGDIIDKELEKAGYKFVRYADDFVVMTKTKDELPAALSYVKEIIAGKLGMKLSEDKTKLTNFERGFRFLGYDFKGKYKGISTKSLNKLKSLS
- a CDS encoding group II intron maturase-specific domain-containing protein codes for the protein MRDITRRTQGVNLQAIVDTLNPVIRGHVNYFRLGNVQKVYRSLDCWVRMRLRCFKFSRKWRTDNKRFPVHRFFKMGLLSFEREFLKACAKA
- a CDS encoding radical SAM/SPASM domain-containing protein, with the translated sequence MLLYSNTTMPGILIELTNRCNLSCHHCLDGRHSGDGDLKIEILERILRNARGHGFDYISFTGGEPTLHPGFTEMLTMVSEAGYNFGFVTNGWNFTRIYEKLLPHLNSLTGITFSLEGAREETHDMLRGKGSYRRVMQAVSICVVKDIPFTFNTVITSHSRGELNEIAMLAAKLGGRGLRLGHLISTPRIVSENMDISPIERRQTETIICQLQKTFSIPIVMASGYYTTELFPCASLKMEEINIDWRGNVTMCCNLSGHGEDVGNDDIIGNLNEMSFSEAYVSLVEASGKFQKEKLEHYSNGKFRDSDYFPCWFCLNYFKKVDWLKEFSGNPWSRMVWTEVIFA
- the fabG gene encoding 3-oxoacyl-[acyl-carrier-protein] reductase: MQFKDKVAIVTGGTRGIGKAIVWELAKNGCNVAFNYSKNVEAANALVKEIETLGVKGKSFQVDAVSFNGAKDMVKEVKELFGKVDFLINNAGITRDKLLALMSESDWDDVINTNLKSVYNFSKALIMPFIKQKSGSIVNITSVSGIMGMAGQVNYSSSKAGMIGFTKALAKEVGKANITVNAIACGFIETNMTDVLPQEYKTKMIEMIPVKRFGLPEEVAKLVKFLLSEDAKYITGQVINVDGGLAM
- a CDS encoding PqqD family protein; the encoded protein is MLELNYRVTPDPDVVITELEGKEAVLLHLGTKMYFTLNETGLRIWQMFSSGLTVGEISEIIKPKSCKQGKALLQE